A single window of Desulfovibrio sp. JC010 DNA harbors:
- the surE gene encoding 5'/3'-nucleotidase SurE: MNILLTNDDGIQAVGLRALYHGLKRAGMNVQVVAPVAEQSAVGHAVSLSSPLRVKKFEEDGFTGLGVYGTPVDCVKIALTTLLETKPDIVVSGINSGANVGVDILYSGTVSAATEGALMGYPAVAVSYDSFKPEELTDQGDYCAELLKKIPWSSLGDKTVVNLNFPAIPVKDAEGLKICRHTRVSWQDWYETREDPRGHKYFWLNGVMPKEKISPGTDRDLLTKGHITMTPLHFDFTDREAIETLEQSFGV, encoded by the coding sequence ATGAATATCCTTCTTACCAACGATGACGGGATTCAGGCAGTCGGCCTGCGCGCCCTTTATCACGGCCTGAAGAGAGCCGGAATGAATGTTCAGGTTGTTGCTCCTGTTGCGGAACAATCCGCAGTGGGACACGCCGTATCGCTCTCCTCGCCCCTTCGTGTCAAGAAATTTGAAGAAGACGGCTTCACCGGACTGGGCGTTTACGGAACTCCGGTGGACTGCGTCAAAATTGCCCTGACCACCCTGCTGGAAACAAAACCGGACATTGTGGTCTCCGGCATCAACAGCGGCGCCAACGTGGGAGTGGACATTTTATACTCGGGAACTGTTTCCGCTGCAACCGAGGGCGCACTCATGGGCTACCCGGCCGTGGCGGTCTCCTATGACAGCTTCAAGCCGGAAGAACTGACAGATCAGGGCGACTACTGCGCTGAACTGCTCAAAAAGATTCCCTGGTCAAGCCTTGGGGATAAGACTGTGGTCAACCTGAATTTCCCGGCAATTCCGGTCAAGGATGCCGAAGGATTGAAAATCTGCCGTCACACCCGTGTCTCATGGCAGGACTGGTACGAAACCCGCGAAGACCCTCGCGGACACAAATATTTCTGGCTGAACGGAGTCATGCCCAAAGAAAAAATCAGCCCCGGCACAGATCGTGACCTGCTGACCAAAGGCCACATAACCATGACTCCGTTGCATTTTGATTTCACCGATCGGGAGGCAATTGAGACTCTGGAGCAAAGCTTCGGTGTATAG
- a CDS encoding HD domain-containing protein yields MSQKYTYIKDLINGERVKDIFLIGDAQLRESRNGPFWNLRLQDNSGVVEAKIWSPLSQNFQGLEAGLFVVAGGMVGSFRDKPQLTVEVMDVLDPELAGLDITDFLPSSKEKPEDMMQELDYLIAEHMVHIPWKKFCRKVLKDETVRGRLLTATGAKAVHHAYVGGLLEHTLAVAKLCMSICDNYPEVDRQVLLAAAIFHDLGKAWELSGGLTNDYTDEGRLLGHIHIGVEILEPFLLKSKLDTKLKLHLKHLILSHHGEYEFGAPKRPKTPEAFILHFADNIDAKMNTIFAELDKLEGSDSNWTPYQRFLDRYLYKAEKSPDNPSSKCELKKSEAQCSLPLKA; encoded by the coding sequence GTGTCGCAAAAATATACATATATTAAAGATCTTATAAACGGAGAGAGAGTAAAAGATATATTTCTCATCGGTGACGCCCAGCTGCGTGAATCAAGGAACGGGCCGTTCTGGAATCTGCGGCTGCAGGATAATTCCGGCGTGGTTGAAGCAAAAATATGGAGTCCGTTAAGTCAGAATTTTCAGGGACTTGAAGCTGGATTGTTCGTTGTAGCCGGAGGAATGGTCGGGTCTTTCAGGGACAAACCCCAGCTTACCGTTGAGGTTATGGATGTTCTTGATCCTGAACTGGCCGGGCTTGATATCACCGATTTCCTGCCTTCGAGCAAAGAAAAGCCCGAAGATATGATGCAGGAGCTTGATTACCTCATCGCCGAGCATATGGTTCATATTCCATGGAAAAAGTTCTGCCGTAAGGTGCTCAAGGACGAGACTGTGCGTGGACGGCTGCTTACGGCTACCGGGGCAAAAGCTGTGCATCATGCCTACGTGGGCGGTCTGCTGGAACATACTTTGGCGGTTGCCAAGCTGTGTATGTCCATCTGTGACAATTATCCCGAAGTTGACCGGCAGGTATTGCTGGCGGCGGCTATTTTTCATGATCTCGGCAAGGCGTGGGAGCTTTCCGGCGGTTTGACCAATGATTATACCGATGAAGGGCGTCTGCTGGGGCATATTCATATCGGCGTCGAAATACTTGAACCTTTTCTACTGAAATCCAAGCTGGATACAAAGTTAAAGCTTCACTTGAAACATCTTATTCTGTCGCATCATGGTGAGTATGAGTTCGGCGCACCCAAGCGCCCCAAAACCCCTGAAGCTTTTATTTTGCATTTTGCCGACAATATTGACGCAAAAATGAATACAATTTTCGCGGAATTAGATAAGTTGGAAGGCTCAGACAGCAACTGGACTCCTTACCAGCGGTTTTTGGACAGGTATTTATACAAGGCGGAAAAATCACCCGATAACCCGTCGAGCAAGTGCGAACTCAAAAAATCGGAGGCTCAATGTTCATTACCTTTGAAGGCATAG
- the tmk gene encoding dTMP kinase produces the protein MFITFEGIEGTGKTTQIKMLTAFLEESGHRVDVTLEPGGSRIGKELRKILLNMDSTDITGECELFLYLADRAQHVGTVIKPAVEAGKIIISDRFADSTIVYQGYGRGLDPRLLRELNDVAVSGHWPDLTILLDIDPEIGLKRAMTRNLQENKMQEEGRFEAESLDFHSRVREGYLTWAALNNDRIVVVNADQTPDEIFEEIKEKVVERIKGDFMGNG, from the coding sequence ATGTTCATTACCTTTGAAGGCATAGAAGGAACCGGGAAGACTACCCAGATTAAAATGCTGACCGCTTTTCTGGAAGAATCAGGTCACAGGGTTGATGTCACCCTTGAGCCGGGCGGTAGTCGTATCGGTAAGGAATTGCGTAAGATCCTGCTTAATATGGACAGCACCGATATTACGGGTGAGTGCGAGTTGTTTCTTTATCTGGCCGACCGCGCCCAGCATGTGGGTACAGTGATCAAGCCTGCCGTGGAAGCCGGGAAAATTATTATTTCCGACCGTTTTGCCGATTCTACCATTGTTTATCAAGGGTATGGTCGCGGTCTTGATCCCAGGCTTCTGCGTGAACTTAACGACGTTGCAGTTTCAGGACACTGGCCGGATTTAACTATCCTGCTGGACATTGACCCTGAGATCGGCCTTAAGCGGGCCATGACCCGCAATCTGCAGGAAAACAAGATGCAGGAAGAAGGGCGTTTCGAAGCTGAATCCCTTGATTTCCACAGCCGGGTCCGCGAAGGGTATTTGACTTGGGCGGCACTTAATAATGATAGGATCGTTGTTGTGAATGCCGATCAGACCCCTGATGAGATTTTTGAGGAGATTAAGGAGAAGGTTGTTGAGCGCATAAAAGGGGATTTTATGGGCAACGGCTAA
- a CDS encoding hydrogenase small subunit, translating into MKFSVGLGKDGAEKRLEQNGVSRRDFMKFCATTAAAMGMGPAFAPTIAEALTQKKRPSVVYLHAAECTGCSEAVLRTVSPYIDALILDTISLDYHETIMAAAGHAAEEALHQAVHSPEGYICVVEGAIPTIEGGAWGKVGGKTMLEIVEEIVPHAKATICIGTCACYGGVQAAAPNPSQSKGVSAALGGVTTVNLPGCPTNPFNFVGTVVHYLTKGIPELDDDGRPTLFYGESVHDNCPRLKHFDNDEFAPSFSSEEAKKGYCLYELGCKGPDTYNNCPKVKFNQTNWPVEAGHPCIGCSEPDFWDEMSPFYEQG; encoded by the coding sequence ATGAAATTCTCTGTGGGACTCGGAAAGGATGGAGCGGAAAAACGCCTGGAGCAGAATGGCGTCTCCCGCCGCGATTTCATGAAGTTCTGCGCAACAACCGCCGCTGCTATGGGTATGGGACCCGCTTTTGCGCCTACTATTGCGGAAGCCCTGACCCAGAAGAAGCGTCCTTCTGTTGTTTATCTGCATGCAGCTGAGTGTACCGGCTGTTCAGAAGCTGTTCTTCGTACTGTTTCTCCGTACATTGATGCCCTTATTCTCGACACCATTTCCCTTGACTACCATGAGACCATCATGGCAGCCGCAGGTCATGCCGCTGAAGAAGCACTGCATCAGGCTGTGCATTCTCCTGAAGGTTACATCTGCGTGGTTGAAGGTGCTATTCCTACCATTGAAGGTGGTGCCTGGGGTAAAGTCGGCGGTAAGACCATGCTTGAGATTGTTGAGGAAATTGTTCCTCACGCTAAAGCTACCATCTGCATCGGTACCTGCGCCTGCTACGGCGGTGTTCAGGCTGCTGCACCCAACCCGTCACAATCAAAAGGTGTTTCCGCTGCTCTCGGCGGCGTAACCACCGTGAACCTGCCCGGTTGCCCGACCAACCCGTTCAACTTCGTAGGTACCGTTGTTCATTACCTGACCAAAGGTATCCCCGAACTTGACGATGACGGTCGTCCGACTCTCTTCTACGGTGAGTCCGTGCATGACAACTGCCCGAGACTCAAGCATTTTGATAATGATGAATTTGCACCTTCCTTCTCATCTGAAGAAGCCAAGAAAGGCTACTGCCTGTACGAGCTGGGATGTAAAGGACCGGACACCTACAACAACTGTCCGAAAGTCAAGTTTAATCAGACCAACTGGCCTGTTGAAGCCGGCCATCCCTGCATCGGTTGCAGTGAGCCCGATTTCTGGGATGAAATGAGCCCGTTCTACGAGCAGGGTTAG
- a CDS encoding nickel-dependent hydrogenase large subunit — MSGCKAKSGPAVMATPFDKNYTGPVIVDPLTRIEGHLKIEVEVENGKVSNVWSSSQLFRGLEIILKGRDPRDAQHFTQRSCGVCTYTHALASTRCVDNAVGVDKKMPENARLIRNLVLGAQYLHDHIVHFYHLHALDWVDVVSALQADPVKAAKIANSQSSRVTKPEDLKAVQEKLKKFVDSGQLGIFTNAYFLGGHDAYYLRPEENLIATAHYLEGLHLQVKAARAMAVFGAKNPHTQFTIVGGVTCYESLSKKRIQEFKDLYNETMAFVNECYIPDLLMVAGYYKDWAGIGGTTNFLTFGEFPDVEADINSRFLEQGVIMNRDLSNVMDFNPDSIKEDISHSWYDGDSSLHPYEGETDPKYTNYEDRDRYSWMKAPRYKGESMEVGPLAQMLVSYARGNKDVVPVVNHVLSTLGVGPEALFSTLGRTAARGIETVVAGNKMTEWVNNLEDNVASGNTDLAVEWEMPDEAEGVGFVGAPRGGLSHWIKIKGGKIENFQLVVPSTWNLGPRCNQNKMSAVEEALMGTPIADAKRPVEILRTVHSYDPCIACGVHVIDAATNEVHKFKIL, encoded by the coding sequence ATGTCTGGTTGCAAGGCTAAATCGGGCCCCGCTGTAATGGCGACCCCTTTTGATAAAAACTACACTGGTCCGGTGATTGTTGACCCGCTTACCAGAATTGAGGGACACCTCAAGATTGAAGTAGAGGTCGAAAACGGTAAAGTAAGTAATGTGTGGAGTAGCTCCCAGCTCTTCCGCGGTCTGGAAATTATCCTGAAAGGCCGTGATCCCCGCGATGCACAGCACTTCACCCAGCGTTCCTGCGGTGTTTGTACTTATACCCACGCACTGGCTTCCACCCGCTGTGTTGATAACGCAGTCGGTGTTGATAAAAAAATGCCCGAAAATGCACGTCTAATTCGTAATCTCGTGCTGGGCGCACAGTATCTGCATGACCATATCGTTCACTTCTATCATCTGCATGCCCTTGACTGGGTTGATGTTGTAAGTGCACTGCAGGCAGATCCTGTTAAAGCTGCTAAAATCGCCAACAGCCAGTCTTCCCGCGTTACCAAGCCCGAAGATCTGAAAGCTGTTCAGGAAAAGCTGAAAAAGTTTGTTGATTCCGGCCAGCTCGGTATCTTCACCAACGCTTACTTCCTCGGCGGTCACGATGCATACTACCTGCGTCCTGAAGAAAACCTCATTGCTACTGCCCACTACCTTGAAGGTCTGCATCTTCAGGTTAAAGCAGCCCGCGCAATGGCTGTTTTCGGCGCAAAGAACCCGCACACCCAGTTCACCATCGTAGGTGGCGTGACCTGCTACGAATCCCTGTCCAAAAAACGTATTCAGGAATTCAAGGACCTTTACAACGAAACCATGGCATTTGTTAACGAATGCTACATTCCCGACCTGCTGATGGTTGCAGGGTACTATAAAGACTGGGCCGGAATCGGCGGTACCACCAACTTCCTGACCTTCGGTGAATTCCCGGATGTGGAAGCAGATATCAACAGCCGCTTCCTTGAGCAGGGCGTGATCATGAACCGCGACCTGAGCAACGTCATGGACTTCAACCCCGATTCCATCAAGGAAGACATCAGCCACAGCTGGTATGATGGTGATTCTTCACTGCATCCGTACGAAGGTGAAACTGATCCTAAGTACACCAATTATGAAGACCGTGACCGTTATTCCTGGATGAAGGCTCCCCGCTACAAAGGCGAATCCATGGAAGTCGGTCCGCTGGCACAGATGCTGGTCTCCTATGCCCGCGGTAACAAGGACGTTGTTCCTGTTGTTAACCATGTCCTCTCCACTCTCGGTGTAGGGCCCGAAGCACTGTTCTCCACTCTGGGTAGAACTGCTGCTCGCGGTATTGAAACCGTTGTTGCCGGTAATAAGATGACTGAATGGGTTAACAACCTCGAAGATAACGTTGCTTCCGGCAATACCGATCTCGCGGTTGAGTGGGAAATGCCTGATGAAGCGGAAGGTGTCGGATTTGTCGGCGCTCCCCGTGGCGGCCTGTCTCACTGGATTAAGATCAAGGGCGGCAAAATTGAGAATTTCCAGCTGGTTGTACCTTCCACCTGGAACCTCGGTCCCCGTTGTAACCAGAACAAAATGTCCGCAGTTGAAGAAGCCCTCATGGGTACTCCCATCGCAGACGCCAAGCGTCCTGTTGAGATTCTGCGTACTGTTCATTCCTATGACCCCTGTATCGCCTGCGGTGTACACGTCATCGATGCTGCAACCAACGAAGTTCACAAATTCAAGATCCTCTAG
- a CDS encoding HyaD/HybD family hydrogenase maturation endopeptidase, translated as MTEDKKILVLGVGNILFTDEGIGVKVVNELMDQYSFSDNVELMDGGTLGTKLMGPMMECDFLIVVDAVLGGDEPGSVYRLTGDDLRKSLGFRDSIHQTDLLDTMVLCELCDQRPECVVIGVEPKDYETMHDEVSDVTLARLPFMMEKVLEEVSAAGGSYEKMA; from the coding sequence ATGACAGAAGACAAAAAGATTTTAGTTCTGGGTGTTGGAAACATACTTTTTACTGATGAAGGCATCGGCGTAAAAGTGGTAAATGAACTGATGGACCAGTATTCCTTTTCCGACAATGTGGAACTCATGGACGGCGGCACGCTGGGCACCAAGCTTATGGGGCCCATGATGGAATGTGATTTCCTTATTGTTGTTGATGCTGTGCTGGGGGGAGACGAGCCCGGTTCGGTTTATCGCTTGACAGGAGACGATTTGCGTAAGAGTCTTGGATTCAGAGATTCTATTCATCAGACAGACCTGCTTGACACAATGGTCCTATGTGAATTGTGCGACCAGCGTCCTGAGTGTGTGGTTATCGGCGTGGAGCCGAAGGATTATGAAACCATGCATGATGAAGTTTCTGATGTTACGCTGGCACGTCTTCCATTCATGATGGAAAAGGTGCTTGAGGAAGTTTCCGCTGCGGGCGGAAGTTATGAAAAGATGGCCTAG
- a CDS encoding HypC/HybG/HupF family hydrogenase formation chaperone, with protein MCLAIPVQIKSIEDQVAKCKVGEGETYLDASLMLLPDEVEIDDYLIVHAGFALRKLDPKEAEETLKILRDMVELTEAEAAKHNACNA; from the coding sequence ATGTGTTTAGCTATTCCTGTTCAGATTAAGTCCATTGAAGATCAAGTTGCCAAATGTAAAGTGGGCGAGGGCGAGACCTATCTTGATGCGTCACTCATGCTCTTGCCCGATGAAGTTGAAATCGATGACTATCTCATCGTTCACGCCGGGTTTGCTCTGCGTAAGCTTGATCCGAAGGAAGCGGAAGAAACCCTGAAAATTTTACGTGATATGGTTGAGCTTACTGAAGCTGAGGCCGCGAAACATAACGCGTGCAACGCTTAA